One bacterium genomic region harbors:
- the pilM gene encoding type IV pilus assembly protein PilM, producing MKFPLIEKRQPVFGLDIGYKEAKFVQVKSTKSGHRLLGMGAAALSDGMVIDGVIAEPEDLAHVINASLHRAARGKITARSVVIGLPQSHLFSRIITTPALAEDKLADAVLWEAQQYIPMPVNDLYTDHQIVERQKDESGIVHEYAVLLVAAPRSIVDSYLKLCDLAHLVPRSMEMSLMANIRALRPTVEEQTATLIIDAGALATDMAIVTDTIRVTTTVNIGGESFTNAIATKLRVTFHEAEEMKIKFGITQSDLQPKIRVALSTHLKKILQEITKLIKYYEERTKGTTRSTVKRIMMTGGNSRMPGLAHLISHTTNLPVDISAGWDRHPTSGVDGVPKNLGPIYNTAFGLACRGWE from the coding sequence ATGAAGTTTCCACTTATCGAAAAACGACAGCCAGTTTTTGGTCTTGATATCGGGTATAAAGAGGCTAAATTTGTGCAGGTTAAAAGTACTAAATCGGGGCACCGCTTGCTTGGTATGGGAGCTGCAGCATTGAGTGACGGTATGGTGATCGATGGGGTGATTGCTGAACCAGAAGATCTCGCGCACGTTATAAATGCAAGTTTGCATCGGGCAGCTCGCGGCAAGATCACTGCACGATCGGTTGTCATTGGCTTGCCGCAGTCGCATCTTTTTTCACGTATCATTACTACCCCTGCACTAGCCGAGGACAAATTGGCCGACGCCGTATTATGGGAGGCTCAACAGTATATCCCGATGCCAGTCAACGACCTGTATACTGATCACCAGATAGTCGAGAGGCAAAAAGATGAATCTGGGATAGTGCATGAATATGCTGTACTGTTGGTAGCGGCTCCGCGCTCGATTGTGGATAGCTATCTCAAGCTCTGTGATTTGGCGCATCTTGTGCCGCGGTCGATGGAGATGAGCTTAATGGCAAACATTCGAGCTCTACGACCAACTGTCGAGGAACAGACAGCGACATTGATAATCGACGCCGGTGCACTAGCTACCGATATGGCAATCGTGACAGATACAATACGTGTAACGACTACGGTTAATATAGGCGGTGAGTCATTTACAAATGCGATTGCCACCAAGCTCAGGGTTACGTTTCACGAGGCGGAAGAGATGAAGATCAAATTTGGTATCACGCAATCTGACCTTCAGCCAAAGATTCGGGTAGCGTTGAGCACTCACCTCAAAAAGATCCTGCAAGAAATCACGAAGCTTATCAAATACTATGAGGAGCGTACAAAAGGTACCACGCGCTCAACTGTCAAGCGGATTATGATGACCGGAGGTAACTCGCGTATGCCTGGGTTGGCGCATCTGATCTCGCATACGACGAATTTGCCGGTTGATATCTCAGCGGGGTGGGACCGCCATCCAACATCTGGTGTTGATGGTGTGCCAAAAAATCTCGGACCAATTTACAACACAGCATTTGGCCTCGCCTGTCGAGGGTGGGAGTAG
- a CDS encoding PH domain-containing protein, producing MFPGQDDSEIVQRVVYKHIFSVLPFLLVALLLFFVGLFLVYAGAADLIKFPVTVLKGLPDSSFQLPYAAIGMIFVAMAVFLWLASIYVWRQNQMILTDENVVDVDQRGIFQKHISTLRLSRVQDISVIVKGPMQTIFRYGTIHIQTAGAVENFEFDYVPDPYEVKAYMVNLFEKFVEKKRHEGDGTRDRTLSAHGSEEE from the coding sequence ATGTTTCCAGGTCAAGATGATAGCGAAATAGTCCAGCGAGTAGTCTATAAGCATATTTTTTCGGTGCTCCCGTTTTTATTGGTAGCATTGTTATTGTTTTTTGTAGGTTTGTTCCTGGTGTATGCTGGCGCTGCCGATCTTATTAAGTTTCCTGTCACAGTGCTAAAAGGTCTGCCAGATAGCAGCTTTCAACTGCCATATGCTGCGATAGGGATGATATTTGTCGCCATGGCGGTGTTTTTGTGGTTGGCGAGTATATACGTCTGGCGCCAAAACCAAATGATATTGACCGATGAGAATGTTGTCGATGTTGATCAGCGCGGCATATTTCAAAAACATATCTCTACGCTACGTCTGAGCCGAGTCCAAGATATATCTGTGATTGTAAAGGGCCCCATGCAAACCATTTTTCGCTATGGCACTATACATATCCAGACTGCAGGAGCGGTGGAGAATTTTGAATTCGATTATGTACCTGATCCTTATGAGGTGAAGGCGTATATGGTGAATCTATTTGAGAAATTCGTAGAGAAGAAAAGGCATGAAGGGGACGGTACGCGCGATCGGACGCTTTCGGCACACGGTTCAGAAGAAGAGTAG
- a CDS encoding PilN domain-containing protein — translation MIDLLPPTIKTHKHYASLNRRLVRLIQVALSLVILVVGIFGASWYFLDKATVTANSDLQAAKEKSAVYQSIEKDAKALADRLTSIEAVQNQQAHYTKLLQEVSNTLPAGVYIYSLQVNSANPPTMQITAYAQTSEAVAAFKRALEASPRFGAAALSGVDQDRDPYTGQPTNRINLQVGLKPGALQ, via the coding sequence ATGATCGATCTATTGCCGCCGACTATCAAAACACATAAACATTATGCGTCATTAAATCGGCGATTAGTGCGATTAATCCAAGTTGCTCTCAGTTTGGTGATTCTAGTGGTAGGAATCTTTGGAGCGAGCTGGTATTTCTTAGATAAGGCAACTGTTACGGCTAATAGTGACCTTCAGGCAGCAAAAGAAAAATCAGCGGTGTACCAATCAATCGAAAAGGACGCCAAAGCCCTAGCCGACCGGCTCACGAGCATCGAGGCGGTACAAAATCAGCAGGCTCATTACACAAAGCTTTTACAAGAAGTGTCAAATACGTTGCCTGCTGGTGTATATATCTATTCTCTGCAGGTAAATAGCGCAAATCCGCCTACTATGCAGATAACAGCTTATGCCCAGACAAGTGAAGCGGTGGCGGCCTTCAAGCGGGCGCTCGAAGCCTCGCCGCGCTTCGGTGCAGCTGCTCTATCTGGCGTTGATCAAGACCGGGATCCGTATACAGGTCAGCCGACGAATCGCATCAATCTCCAAGTTGGGTTGAAGCCAGGAGCATTACAATGA
- the pilO gene encoding type 4a pilus biogenesis protein PilO, which produces MKSSRVLFFVLIGFLSVILLAGGYGYVWARQALLDKKQSVEKTHLEVIDEQKRTEQLVTLSRRYTEAKAKLDEINRALPRDSQQTEILLAIQSAANESGVLLPSVQFTGAAQLTNPQLNQASPSQGFYVVPLSLKLSGAYDQLQTFLDKLERLSRYNSVSTLSLTKTLADKNKLDVSLTLNAYLKP; this is translated from the coding sequence ATGAAGTCGTCACGAGTACTATTCTTTGTGCTGATTGGGTTCTTGAGTGTCATTTTGCTCGCAGGGGGGTATGGATATGTGTGGGCACGACAAGCGCTGCTCGACAAAAAACAATCAGTCGAGAAGACGCATCTGGAAGTAATTGATGAACAGAAGCGCACAGAACAGCTCGTCACGCTGAGTCGTCGCTATACCGAAGCGAAAGCCAAGCTTGATGAAATCAATCGCGCCCTACCGCGCGACTCACAGCAGACCGAGATATTACTCGCTATCCAGAGTGCGGCAAATGAATCGGGCGTGCTCCTACCAAGTGTCCAATTCACAGGTGCAGCCCAACTGACGAATCCGCAGCTCAATCAAGCATCACCATCTCAGGGCTTCTATGTTGTGCCACTGAGCTTGAAGTTGAGTGGTGCATACGACCAGCTACAAACTTTCCTAGACAAACTTGAGCGTCTGAGCCGCTACAATTCCGTTTCGACACTCTCCCTGACGAAGACCTTAGCGGACAAGAATAAGCTCGACGTGTCGTTAACACTTAATGCATACTTAAAGCCATAG
- a CDS encoding WhiB family transcriptional regulator translates to MTVIKDSWRLASNCSGTDPDLFFPERGASTAEAKSICRGCAVRKDCLEFALSSGERSGIWGGMSEQERRWIRRQRRTTHSTANLSNVS, encoded by the coding sequence ATGACTGTAATAAAAGATAGCTGGAGACTGGCTAGTAACTGTTCTGGCACCGACCCAGACCTGTTCTTTCCAGAACGAGGTGCCAGCACCGCGGAAGCCAAGAGTATCTGTCGAGGTTGCGCCGTTCGCAAGGATTGCCTGGAGTTTGCCCTCTCATCTGGTGAGAGATCCGGTATATGGGGCGGCATGAGCGAACAAGAACGGCGATGGATTCGCCGACAGAGACGGACGACCCATTCGACAGCCAACCTGTCTAATGTCTCATGA
- a CDS encoding prepilin-type N-terminal cleavage/methylation domain-containing protein: MQLSLRRQKGFTLLELLIVIVIIGILIALVLPNLISGPARARDSKRKTDLRDIRNGLEQYYNDNSSYPADLITLTQGSTPYVKSLAKDPKTGTDYTYTPSPSGGPTYSSYVLQATLENANDKDIKSGTTDTYEITNAQ; encoded by the coding sequence ATGCAACTCTCACTTCGTCGACAAAAAGGGTTCACATTGCTCGAGCTCTTGATTGTCATTGTCATTATCGGTATCCTCATTGCGCTTGTGCTGCCAAATCTTATTTCGGGACCAGCTCGCGCGCGTGATAGCAAGCGTAAGACCGACTTGCGCGATATCCGGAATGGTCTTGAGCAATACTACAACGATAACTCAAGCTATCCAGCTGATCTCATCACACTCACCCAGGGCTCAACCCCATACGTGAAGTCGCTCGCCAAGGATCCAAAGACCGGCACAGACTATACCTACACCCCCTCACCATCAGGGGGCCCAACCTACTCAAGCTATGTCTTGCAGGCGACACTCGAGAACGCAAACGACAAGGATATCAAGTCGGGTACGACAGATACCTACGAAATCACTAACGCCCAGTAA
- the ruvA gene encoding Holliday junction branch migration protein RuvA — MLALLQGEVVLREGDEIVLMVGGVGYEVSVPMRVLSDLVEGEVVTLYIAENIREDAYELFGYTTAEDKRLHKKLVGVQGVGAKLAHAILSHYDAETLRELIEGEDLVRLGMVSGVGKKTAQRILLDLRGKLVTTTTSTSRAEANDPALLALLQLGFLREQAEQALLEVDSELETGERIRQALKGMGR, encoded by the coding sequence ATGTTAGCTTTGCTACAGGGTGAGGTGGTTTTGCGAGAGGGCGACGAGATCGTGCTCATGGTTGGTGGTGTGGGCTATGAAGTGAGCGTACCGATGCGGGTCTTGAGTGATCTTGTTGAGGGTGAGGTGGTGACGCTTTATATTGCTGAGAACATCCGAGAGGATGCATATGAGCTCTTTGGGTATACGACAGCAGAAGATAAGCGTTTGCATAAAAAACTCGTGGGGGTACAGGGCGTGGGCGCTAAACTTGCGCACGCTATACTTTCACATTATGACGCTGAAACTTTGCGCGAGCTGATTGAAGGCGAGGATCTGGTGCGGCTTGGGATGGTGAGCGGGGTTGGGAAGAAAACTGCTCAACGCATTCTCCTCGACCTTAGGGGTAAGCTCGTCACTACAACGACGAGTACATCGCGTGCTGAAGCGAACGATCCAGCACTCTTGGCACTCTTGCAGCTCGGATTCTTGCGCGAGCAGGCTGAGCAGGCACTGCTGGAAGTTGATAGTGAATTAGAGACAGGCGAGAGGATACGACAGGCCTTGAAAGGAATGGGGCGATGA
- the ruvB gene encoding Holliday junction branch migration DNA helicase RuvB, with protein sequence MIERLHEKDEAVLRDVRPDVGDVEEKRLEETLRPRSFDQYVGQRQAIDALKVAIAAAKQRGEALDHVLLYGPPGLGKTTLAHIVANEMGAQLKVTSGPAIERAGDLASLLTNLNAGDILFIDEIHRLGRTVEEILYPAMEDFAIDIMLGKGPAAQSLRLDLPRITIIGATTRYGTLSSPLRDRFGIVHRLEFYTPVEVAQILRRSSDLLRVQIQDDALAVLAERSRLTPRIANRLIKRVRDYAEVHNRGVVDSAMLEAALSLLEIDELGLDSSDRRLLITLIEYYDGGPAGVAALAAALSEEQQTIEDVIEPYLIQIGLLKRTTRGRMASERAWQHVGKTPKSPPKSSSQASLNLEE encoded by the coding sequence ATGATCGAACGGCTGCACGAAAAAGACGAGGCCGTACTGCGTGACGTTCGACCTGATGTTGGTGATGTCGAAGAAAAACGTCTTGAGGAGACATTGAGACCTCGGAGCTTCGATCAATATGTTGGTCAGCGACAAGCTATCGATGCGCTCAAGGTAGCGATTGCGGCAGCAAAGCAACGAGGCGAGGCGCTCGATCACGTACTGTTGTATGGGCCCCCAGGACTCGGGAAGACCACCCTGGCGCACATTGTGGCAAATGAAATGGGTGCACAGCTCAAAGTTACCTCAGGGCCAGCCATCGAGCGTGCTGGAGATCTGGCAAGCCTGCTGACGAATCTAAATGCCGGTGACATATTGTTTATTGACGAAATTCACCGGCTTGGTCGGACGGTCGAAGAGATTCTGTATCCAGCAATGGAAGACTTCGCGATCGATATTATGCTTGGCAAAGGTCCGGCTGCTCAATCGTTGCGCCTTGACCTGCCCCGCATCACGATTATTGGTGCGACTACACGATATGGGACTTTGTCGAGCCCATTGCGTGATCGATTTGGCATTGTGCACCGGCTGGAATTCTATACACCGGTCGAAGTCGCTCAGATCCTGCGGCGCTCGTCCGATCTCTTACGTGTTCAGATACAAGACGATGCACTGGCGGTACTGGCAGAACGTTCACGATTAACTCCGCGTATAGCGAACCGACTCATCAAGCGGGTGCGGGATTACGCAGAAGTGCACAATCGCGGTGTGGTGGATAGTGCGATGCTTGAAGCAGCCTTAAGCCTATTGGAGATCGATGAGCTCGGCCTTGATAGCTCTGACCGACGACTTTTGATCACATTGATCGAATACTATGATGGTGGACCAGCGGGCGTAGCAGCTCTGGCTGCAGCCCTGTCTGAGGAGCAGCAGACTATCGAAGATGTCATAGAACCATATCTCATTCAGATCGGGCTCTTGAAGCGGACGACGCGGGGGAGAATGGCGAGCGAACGCGCTTGGCAGCATGTTGGCAAGACTCCAAAGTCGCCTCCAAAATCTTCTTCACAGGCCTCGCTCAATCTGGAAGAATAG